The Pocillopora verrucosa isolate sample1 chromosome 14, ASM3666991v2, whole genome shotgun sequence genome has a segment encoding these proteins:
- the LOC131775687 gene encoding post-GPI attachment to proteins factor 2 isoform X2, with the protein MEYRTRGNLAEHVPNFLPSISAAIGGNMPERFIWRVGIALHCLPRILIMPYSLHKHYKNTQLGRKYSSTTWWFSLLNFVNGALHLVENGALLTLTYISSTDNFDVHEGSFIVFMASAILFMLLTCILFRLTATQPMTDEEYKLFKRKVGTMSFNCCSFGLAVYFYLRHNWYCEPYMYTLFALSEYLTVVSNIAFHWLCTWIFSGCSISILHNDNLQAKMR; encoded by the exons ATGGAGTACAGAACTCGAGGAAATCTTGCTGAACAC GTACCAAACTTTTTACCTTCAATAAGTGCTGCTATTGGAGGGAACATGCCTGAGAGGTTTATATGGAGAGTTGGAATAGCTTTGCACTGTCTACCACGAATTCTTATCATGCCTTATTCACTTcataaacattacaaaaataCTCAGTTGGGCAGGAAATACAGCTCTACAACTTGGTGGTTTAGTTTGCTCAATTTCGTAAATGGTGCTTTGCATCTAGTGGAAAATGGAGCTCTCTTAACTTTAACCTACATTTCTTCAACTGATAATTTTG ATGTCCATGAAGggtcatttattgtttttatggCATCTGCAATATTATTTATGCTTTTGACTTGTATTTTATTCCGGTTGACTGCGACACAACCAATGACTGATGAG GaatacaaattatttaaaagaaaagtggGTACTATGTCCTTCAACTGTTGTTCTTTTGGTTTGGCTGTGTATTTTTATCTGAGGCACAACTGGTATTGTGAACCCTACA TGTATACTCTGTTTGCACTGTCTGAATACTTGACAGTTGTATCTAACATAGCTTTTCATTGGCTTTGCACCTGGATATTCAGTGGATGCAGTATTTCAATCTTGCACAATGACAACCTTCAGGCAAAGATGAGATAA